The Myxococcales bacterium nucleotide sequence CCGGCGCCCGCGGCGTTGCGCCGCCTGGGCTCATCGCTGGGTGCGAGTTGTGCCCATCGTGCGCAACGTCGACGCGAGGGTGGCCGGTGCCGCCCCAGGGGCGCCGAACCCGCCCGGCACGACCGCTGCACAGGTCTGCCGCATGACGGCATCTCCCGAGCTCAGCGGCGCGGCACTGGGACCCTCCGTGGTCAGCCGAGGTCCGGCGCGGCGCCGCCCCGCGCGGCGCAAGATCTCACCGGCCGAGTGCCCGCGCGCCGCGTCGGTCCGCGACGGAGCGGCGGTCGCCCGAGCAGCGCCGATCGACGAGCTCGCGCGGCGCCGACGGCTGGCGCAGCTCACGCGCGACCACCAGGCGTTCCTCGGCGGGCTCGCCCGCAAGCTGTGCCGCTCGAACTTCGATCCGGAGGACCTCGTGCAGGACGTGCTGCTCAAGGCCGTCGCCCACTACGACCACGACCGTCTGCGCGACGGCGCCAACCCCGCGGCCTGGCTGGCCCGGGTCATGCGCAACCTGTTCATCGATCGGGTGCGGGCCCGCGCGGCGCGGCCAGCGCAGGTTCGGTTCGACGGGTCCCAGGTGGCGGTGGGCATCGAGCACGTCGCGTGGTGGGAGACCGTGACGGCCGACGACGTCCGCGCGGTGTTGCCGCAGCTCCCGGCGGAGCTGCGCGCGGCGTTCGAGCGGTTCGCGTTCCAGCGGCAGTCGTACCGCGAGATCGCCGCCGCGCTCGACGTGCCGGTGGCCACCGTTGGGACGCGGGTGCTGCGGGCGCGCCGCCGGATCAACGCGCTCCTGCGCAGCGGCGATGCGCGCTGGGCCTGACCCCGCGGCGCCGACCCGCGAGGTCTTGTCGACCACGGCCCGGTCAGTACGGCGCGGCTGGCAGCGTCGCCGTCGCGATGGCGTTGTGGGCCATCGCGTTGAGCTGGCTCGCGGCGATGCCTTGATCGGTCGGCGGCCACGGCGGCTGGACCGGGCCGCGGATCCGGATCGCCGTGCCGGGGCGGATCGACGCGAGGTACATCGCGTACGGGACCTGCGAGGAGGTCAGCGTGGACGCGTAGTCGACCCGATTCTTGTCGGGCGTGACCTGGTACAGGCCGAAGCTCTGGCCGTTGGCGAACGGCACCACCACGAACACCTGGTTGGAGGAAGTGTCGGGCGGGAGCGCGTAGTTCCACTGCTGGTAGGTCGGGACCGGCCCGATCGCGTTGGTCGCGGTCAGGCAGTAGGTCTTCACCTCCTGGGTGGCAGTGCCGGTCTCGGTGGCCGGGTCGACGCAGCTCGACAAGGCGAGTCCGATCAGCGGGATGAACAGGGCTGGACGCATCGCTTCACTCACAGGTGAGGGGTGAGAAAGAGTCTCGAAACCTAACACCCTCGACGGACGCATTGGGTATTGTTCCCGGCGCCCGGCAAATTCTGGCGCGGCCCGACCGCGGCGCGCCGCGGCCCGACGCCGCGCAGGGACCAGCAGCCCGGGAAGAAGCATCGTGTCCCCCGTCGAACCGATCGATGAGCTTGCGAAACGACGACGGCTGGCCGAGCTCACGCGCGACCACCAGGCCTTCCTCCGAGGGCTCGCCCGCAAGCTGTGCCGCTCGAACTTCGATCCCGAGGACCTCGTGCAGGACGTCTTGCTGAAGACCGTCGCCCACTACGATCGCCTCCCGGACGGCGTCAACCACGCGGCCTGGCTGGCCCGGGTCATGCGCAACCTGTTCATCGATCGGGTGCGGGCGCGCGCGGCGCAGCCGGCGCAAGTCGGGCTCGACGGGACCCAGGCCGCCGGCGATCCCGATCAGATCGCGTGGTGGGAGACGGTCACCGCCGACGACATCCGCGCGGTGCTGCCGCAGCTCCCGGTCGAGCTGCGCGGCGCCTTCGAGCGGTTCGCGTTCGAGGGGCAGTCGTACCGCGAGATCGCCGCGGCCCTCGACGTCCCGGTGGCCACGGTCGGGACCCGCGTGCTGCGGGCCCGGCGTCGGATCAAGGCGCTGCTCGGAGGCGGCGGCGATGCGTGAACCCGACGACGATCCCTGCGCGCTGACCGCGCGGTACTTCGACGGCGAGGCCGGCGGCGACGAGGCGCGCGCGCTCGATCACCTGGCGACGTGCGCGCGGTGCCAGGCCGAGCTCGGCGATCTGATCGGCCTCGACGTGGCGCTCGGCCGGGGCGCCGCGGCCGCGGCGACGGCCCCGACGGCGCGCGGCGACCGCCGGCGGTGGTGGCTCGGCGGCGCGGCGGCGGCGGTGGTCGCGGCCGCGGTGCTGATCGTGGTGCTGCGGCCCTCGCCGCGCCCGGCGGCGCCGCCGACCCTGGCGCTGGCGCCACAGCGCGGCGTCGAGGTGCGGTTCAGCGCGCCAGCGTTCGCGCCACACCGGCCGTACGCGGTCAACCGCGGGGCGGCCCAGCACGAGGCGTTCGCGCTCGACCAGCTGGCCGGGCTCGAGCGACGCGGCGATCGCGCGGCGTTGGTCGCGGCGCAGGCGTCGGCCGGCGAGCTCGGCCGGGCGGGCGAGGCGCTGGCGGCGCAGCCGGCGTCGCCGGGCCGCGACGCCGACCGGGCGGCGGTCGAGGTGCTGGCGGGGCGGCCCGAGGCCGCGCTGACGTCGGCCAACCGCGCGCTGGCCGCCGCGCCGGCCCTGGCGGTGGCCCGCTGGAACCGCGGCCTGGCCCTGCGCGACCTCGGCTTCGATCTGGCGGCGGCGTCGGAGTTCGAGCGGATCAGCGCTGGCGGTGAGGTCGGCTGGGCCGACGAGGCCCGCGCGACCGCGGCGGCGCTGCGCGCGCCGGTCCAGGCGCGGCTCGACGCGTTCGACGCGGTCACGCGCGCGGCCGAGGCGATGATCGATCGCACCGGGCCGCCGCTGGCGGTCGACTTCGTGCGCACGGTCCCGGGCTACGCGCGCGCCTACTTCCTGGAGGCGGTGCGCTCCGCGACCACCGCCGACGAGCTGCGGGCGCTGGCGCCGCTGGCCGAGGCCCTCGACGGCGCCGCCGGCACCGCCGGCGCCCGGGCGATGCTCGACCGCGCGCTGGCCGCGGACCTGCGCGTGCGCGCGCCCCTGGCGCGCCGGTATCGCGATCTGTTCCTGCGGCGCCTCGCCGTGGCCGACGCCGGTCCGTTCCTCGAGCAGCTCGCGCGCGCGGGCGCGGCCGCGGTCGATCTGCGGGTCGGCGCGCTCGTGCTGACGAACCAGGACGCGGTCCACCCCGAGGAGGTCGAGCGCTACGCCGCCGCGGTCGACGATCCCTGGTTCACGCTGCTCGCCGTCGGCGTGCGGGCCGAGCAGGACATCGCCCGCGGCGCGACCGGGCCGGCCGAGGTGCGCCTGCGCGAGGCGCTGGCGACGTGCGACGCGCGGGCCTGGGGCCACCGCTGCGCGTACCTGGCGTACGACCTCGCGACCCTCTACGTGCGCCAGAGCCGCTTCGCCGACGGCGCGGCCTCGGCGGAGCGCGCGGCGCGCGGGTTCGCGGCGGTCGGCGCGGTGGCGATGGAGAGCTTCGTGCTCTCGTACCTGGCCGACATCCAGCGCAGCCGCGGCCGGCTCGATCTCGCGGCGGCGGCGTTCGACGAGATCCTGGCGCGCGCGCCCGAGCGCGACTGCACGACCCGGCGCTTCGCGCGCACCGGCCTGGCGCTGGTCGCCGTCGATCACGGCCCGGTCGAGCGATCGATCGATCCCGGCCCGCCGACCGCGTGCGACGCCGCGCCCAGCGGGCTCGAGCTGGTGGCGCTGGTCGATCTGGCCCGGGGCGGCGGCGACGACGCGGCGTGGACGCGGGCCGCGGCCTGGGTCGCGGCCGCACGTGGCGACGCCGGTGAGGTCGCGGGCGCGGTGCTGGCGCTGGCGCGCGATCCCGCGGCTGGCGCGCGGCTGCGCGCGGCGCTGCCCAGGCTCGACGCCGCCGACGAGGAGCTGGCCGCGGTGCGCGCGTGGGGCTACGCCGCGCTGATCGACGACGGCGCGGCCCGGGCCGCGTGGCCGTCGGTGGTGGCCGACGTCGCCGCCGAGCGCGGCCGGCCGGTGCCGCCGCGGTGCACCCTGGTGGCGTCGGTCGATCGCACCCACGCGGTCGCGGTGGCGATCGACGGCAGCGGCGCGCTGGTCGGGGCCCGGGTGGAGGCCGCGGTGGCGGCCGAGATCGACGGCGCCCGGCTGGTGCCGCCGGCGCTGCGCGCGACGCTGGCGAGCTGCGCCGCCATCGCGGTGCTCGCGCGTCCGCCGCTCCATGGGCGCACCGATCTGCTGCCGACGACGACGGCCTGGTCGTTCGGCGACGGCGCGCCGCGGGCCGCGTCGACCTCCGCGGGGCGGCTGGTGACGGTCGGCGACGCCCGGCCGCCGACCTCGCTCGGGTTCCCGGCGCTGGCGCCGCCGCCGATCCCCGCTGGTGCCCGCGCCGTGACCGGCGTCGCCGCCACGCCCGCGCAGGTCCTGGCCGCGCTCGCCGACGCCAGCTACGCCGAACTGCACGTCCACGGCGAGGTCGATCTCGCGGTGGCCGACGCGTCGTTCCTGGCGCTGTCGCCGGCGACCGACGGGCAGTGGGCGCTCACCGCCGGCGACGTCCGCAAGGCCCACTTCGCCGCGGCGCCGGTGGTCGTGCTGGCGGCGTGCCGCGCCGCCGCGGTGGCGCCGTTCGCCCACGCCCGCTGGAGCCTGCCCGACGCGTTCCTGGCGGCGGGCGCACGGGCGGTGATCGCCCCCGCGGTCGAGATCCCCGACGCCGAGGCTGGGCCGTTCTTCGACGAGGTCCGCGCGCGCATCACGGGCGGCGAGCTCCCAGCGGCCGCGGTGGCCGCGGTCCGGGCCGCGGCGGTGGCCCGCGGTCAGGCCTGGGCGGCGGGCGTCATCGTGTTCGAGTAGGGCGCGCGGCCGTCACCTCGGCAGCGCGGCCTCGATCGCGGCGATCACCGTCGGGTCGTCGGGCTTGGTCTGGGGCGCGAACCGCGTGATCGACGCGCCGTCGGCGGAGATCAGGAACTTCTCGAAGTTCCAGCGGATGTCGCCGGTGTGGCCCTCGGCGTCGGCGATCGGCGTGAGCTGCTGGTAGATCGGGTGGCGCTCGGCGCCGTTGACCTCGATCTTCTCGGTCATCGGGAACGTGACCCCGTAGGTCGTCGAGCAGAACTCCTCGATCTGTTCGGCCGAGCCCGGCTCCTGGCCGCCGAACTGGTTGCACGGGAAGCCGAGCACGGTGAAGCCCTGCGTGGCGTACTTGTCCTGCAGCGCCTCGAGCGTGGCGTACTGCGGCGTCAGCCCACACTTGGACGCGACGTTGACGACCAGGATGGCCTTGCCCTTGTAGTCGGCCAGCGTCATCGCCTGGCCGCGGAGCGTCTTGATCGGGAGGTCCCACATGGCGGCCACCGTAGCACCGGCGGCGACCGTGGGCGGGGCCACGCCCGGCGGCGGCAGCACGGCGCGCTCGGCCTTGGCCGTGGCGCCCTCGACCACCGGCTTGGGGGCGGCGGTGTTGTGGGGCTTGTCGTTCTTGCACGCGGTGCCGGCGACGGCGGTGGCTAGCGCGACGGCGACGAGGGACAGGCTGCGCATCGCCCGAGCCTAGCGCACAATCCTCGGGCGCCGACCCGGCGCTTGACCGTGGCGCCGGTGGCCGCGATCCGGTACACCGGGCGTTCGCCATGCGCCACGTCTACGCGGACTTCATCGATCAGGTGCTCAAGCCGGCCCGCTACCTCGGCGGCGAGTACCAGTCGGTCACCAAGGACTGGGCGACGGTCGAGGCCACCGTGTGCCTGGCGTTCCCCGACGTCTACGACATCGGCATGTCGCACCTGGGCACCAAGATCCTCTACAGCCTGCTCAACAAGGATCCACGGATCGCGTGCGAGCGCGCGTTCACGCCCTGGGTCGACATGGAGACCGAGCTGCGGGTCCGCGGCCTGCCGCTGTGCGCGCTCGAGTCGCAGCGGCCGCTGGCCGACTTCGACGTGGTCGGGCTGTCGCTGCAGTACGAGCTGACGTTCACGAACGCGCTGACCTTGCTCGACCTGGGCGGGCTGCGCCTCCACGCCGCCGCTCGCGCCGCCGACGCGCCGCTGGTGCTGGTCGGCGGGCCGGTCGCGACCCACCCCGAGCCGCTGGTGCCGTTCATCGACGCGGCGTTCATCGGCGAGGCCGAGGAGGAGCTGCCGGCGCTGGTGGTGGCGTGGGCGGGGCTGCGCCGCGAGATCCGCGCCGGGACCCGCACGCGGACGGACGCCCTGGCCGAGCTCGCGGCGACGTTCCCGCTGTACGTGCCGGCGCTGTACGACACCGTCGTCGACGAGGCCACCGGCATGGTCGTCGTCGGCGCCCCGCGCGATCCGCGGGCGCCGGCCCGGGTGCGGCGCGCGATGGTGCGCGACCTCGACGCCTACCCGTTCCCGACCGACGTGCCGGTGCCGTACGCCGAGGCGGTGTTCGAGCGCGCGTCGGTCGAGATCGCCCGCGGCTGCACCGAGGGCTGTCGGTTCTGCCAGGCCGGCATGATCTATCGGCCGGTGCGCGAGCGCAGCCCCGGCTCGATCATCGCCAGCGTGATCGGCGGCGTCGAGAACGCCGGCTACGAGGAGACCGGCCTGACCTGCCTGTCGACCGCCGACTTCTCGAGCATCTCGCCCTTGGTGTCGAAGCTGGCCGGCGCGCTGCGCGATCGCGGCGTGTCGATGTCGGTCGCGAGCCTGCGCGCCTACGGCCTGCCCGACGAGATCCTCGACGAGCTGGCCCAGACCCGGATCACCGGCCTGACGTTCGCGCCCGAGGCCGGCACCCAGCGCATGCGCGACGTGGTGAACAAGAACATCACCGAGGCGCACATCGAGGAGTCGACGCGCAAGGTCTTCGAGCGCGGCTGGCACCGGGTCAAGCTGTACTTCATGATCGGCCTGCCGACCGAGACCGACGACGACGTCCGCGGCATCGTCGAGACCGGCCAGCGCATGCTGCAGATCGGCAAGCCCATCGCCGGCGGCCGGGCCGAGGTCACGGTCAGCGTGTCGTCGCACGTGCCCAAGCCGCACACGCCGCTGCAGTGGTGCGCGCAGGACACCCACGCCGAGATCCGGCGCAAGCAGGGCCTCCTGCGCATGAACGTGCGCGATCGCCAGCTCCGGCTCAAGTACCACCACGGCGGCGTGTCGTGGATCGAGGGCCTGCTGGCCCGCGGCGATCGGCGGATGGCCGCGGTGGTCGAGCACGCGTGGCGGGCCGGGGCGCGCTTCGACGGCTGGGAGGAGCTGTTCGACGACGCGCGCTGGCAGGCGGCGCTCGACGCCCACGGCGTCGACGAGGCCGCGTACCTGGGCACCCGGCCGGTGACGGCGCGGCTGCCGTGGGACCACATCGACGTCGGGCTCGAGGACGGGTTCCTCCTGGCCGAGTACCGCAAGGCGCTCAAGGGTCGGGCGTCGCCACCGTGCGGCAAGGTCGCGGGCATGCTCGTGCACCACACCAACCTCGCCGACGCCGAGCCCGATCAGCGCCGGCTGGTCTGCTACGACTGCGGCGTCGCCTGCGACCTGTCGACGATGCGCGGCGATCGCCTGGTGGCGCTGCGCGCGCTCGGCTCGACCGCGCCTCGGGGCCGGGCCGCGGCGGCGCCGGTGATCGACGGCGAGGCCGCGCTCGACGTGAGCGAGCGCGGCGGCGGCTCGCCGGCGGAGCAGGGCGGCGGCGGCGGCGGCGCGCGCCGCGAGCACGAGCGCGCCGACCGCGTGCGCAAGAACGGCCACCACGGCGCCGACGCGCCGTACACGAGCTACCGCCTGCGCTACACCAAGCTCGGGCGCACCGCGTTCCTGGGCCACCTCGACGTGGCCCGGCTGCTGGCGCGGTCGTTCCGGCGGGCGCAGCTGGCGCTGGCGATGAGCCGCGGCTTCTCGCCCAAGCCGCGGATCGTCTACGGCCCGGCGCTCGCGCTCGGCGTGCCCAGCTTCGCCGAGGTCCTCGACGTCGATCTGGTCCACGGCGACGCGGCCGCGCTCACGGCCGACGAGGTCGTGGCCCGGCTAGGCGCGGTCTGCCCCGAGGGGCTGGCGATCGTGCGCGGCGCGGTGCTGCCGCCGGTGCAGCCGGGCCTGGGCAAGCTGGTCACCGGCACCGACCTGGTGCTGGCGCCGGCGCCCGACGGGGTCCGCTTCGACGAGGCCCGCCTGGGGCGGATCGCGGCGACCTTCCTCGATCGCGCCGAGGCGATCGTGGCGCGCGGCGACAAGGCCGTCGACGTGCGCGCGCTGGTCGAGCGGGTCGCGGTGGTGGCGGCGCCGGCGGCGCTGCGGCTGACCGCGGCGCTGGGCTGGGACGAGGGCCCGCTCCTGACCGTGCGGGTCAAGGTGTCGGCCGCCGGCTCGGCCAAGCCGATCGAGGTCGCGCGGGCGCTGGGCATCTACGGCCCCGACGATCCGCGCGCCCGCCACGCCCAGGTGGCGCGGCTGGCGCTGGTCGGGCTCGACGACGCCGACGTGACGATCGCCGCCAGCCCCGACGCGCCGGTGATCGTGCTGGGCGACGCGTCGGCGCGCCACGACGCGCCGGCGCTGGCCTGATCGCGGCCAGGGCGGATCGCCGCTGGATCGCGGCCAGGGTCGATCGCCGCTGGCCGGATCGCGGCCAGGGCCGATCGTGCCCAGGGCGGATCGCGGCCGGGGCGGATCGCGGCCGGGCGCGCGTCAGGGCAGCGTCAGCGCGGGCCAGTCGGCCAGCGCCTCGGGCGCCTCGCGATCGGGCCAGACCACGATCAGCGCGTGGTCGTCGCGGACCGGCGCGGCGACCAGCGCGTCGACGTCGAAGCCGCCGCTGGGCAGGGCGATCAGCGGGCGCTGCCGCAGCCAGGCCTCGTCGAGCGCGATCACCAGGCCGCGGCGGCCGCCGGCCCGGGCCTCGTCGGTGATCGCCGCCGCGCCCAGCCGCGTCGCGATCGCGCGGGCCGCGGCGGCGAGCGACAGATCGGGATCGGTGTGGACCCGGACCCGCCCGCGCGGCGGGCTCGCCGCGACGCCGGCGCCGGCCAGGGCGATCCGCGCCGGGGCGCCACCGTCGAGGAACCGGGCCACGGCGGTGCGCAGCGCGACCCGGCCGCCGGCGACGCTGGTGATCGCCGCGCGCGGCAGGCTGCCGTCGCCGCCGACCTCGTCCCAGGCGATCGTGCGCGCGAGCCGGTCGAGCGACGGGCGCGGCGCCCCGACCAGCCAGGCGCCGTAGAGCAGCGCGAGGGCGCGGCGGCCGTCGTCGGTGAGCGCCGTGCGCCGGGCCAGCGCCGCGAGCGGGGTGTCGTCGAGCGCGGGCGGGTCGCGGTCGGGGGCGGCGCCGGCCAGCGCGGCGCGCGCCCAGTCGGCCAGCTCGACGCGCCACAGCGCCGACGAGCGTCCCCGGGGCCCACGCCCCACGCGGGTCGGTAGCGGCGGCGGGGTGTCGTCGGGGACCGCGGCCGCGGCCGCGTCGGCCAGCGCGGCCGGGGGCGCGTCGTCGCCCGGCGCCGTCGTCGGCATCGGTGGCGTCGTCGGCATCGGTGGCGTCGTCGGCATCGGTGGCGTCGGGCGATCCTCCCGGGCGGCGGCGGCGCCCGCGCCGGCCATGGCCAGGCGGAACCCGGCCGGGCCGATCACCGCGTCGCCGTCGAGGGGCGTGCGCCGCGGCCGGCCCTGGCGATCGATCCAGCACAG carries:
- a CDS encoding CHAT domain-containing protein, producing the protein MREPDDDPCALTARYFDGEAGGDEARALDHLATCARCQAELGDLIGLDVALGRGAAAAATAPTARGDRRRWWLGGAAAAVVAAAVLIVVLRPSPRPAAPPTLALAPQRGVEVRFSAPAFAPHRPYAVNRGAAQHEAFALDQLAGLERRGDRAALVAAQASAGELGRAGEALAAQPASPGRDADRAAVEVLAGRPEAALTSANRALAAAPALAVARWNRGLALRDLGFDLAAASEFERISAGGEVGWADEARATAAALRAPVQARLDAFDAVTRAAEAMIDRTGPPLAVDFVRTVPGYARAYFLEAVRSATTADELRALAPLAEALDGAAGTAGARAMLDRALAADLRVRAPLARRYRDLFLRRLAVADAGPFLEQLARAGAAAVDLRVGALVLTNQDAVHPEEVERYAAAVDDPWFTLLAVGVRAEQDIARGATGPAEVRLREALATCDARAWGHRCAYLAYDLATLYVRQSRFADGAASAERAARGFAAVGAVAMESFVLSYLADIQRSRGRLDLAAAAFDEILARAPERDCTTRRFARTGLALVAVDHGPVERSIDPGPPTACDAAPSGLELVALVDLARGGGDDAAWTRAAAWVAAARGDAGEVAGAVLALARDPAAGARLRAALPRLDAADEELAAVRAWGYAALIDDGAARAAWPSVVADVAAERGRPVPPRCTLVASVDRTHAVAVAIDGSGALVGARVEAAVAAEIDGARLVPPALRATLASCAAIAVLARPPLHGRTDLLPTTTAWSFGDGAPRAASTSAGRLVTVGDARPPTSLGFPALAPPPIPAGARAVTGVAATPAQVLAALADASYAELHVHGEVDLAVADASFLALSPATDGQWALTAGDVRKAHFAAAPVVVLAACRAAAVAPFAHARWSLPDAFLAAGARAVIAPAVEIPDAEAGPFFDEVRARITGGELPAAAVAAVRAAAVARGQAWAAGVIVFE
- a CDS encoding RNA polymerase sigma factor; this translates as MSPVEPIDELAKRRRLAELTRDHQAFLRGLARKLCRSNFDPEDLVQDVLLKTVAHYDRLPDGVNHAAWLARVMRNLFIDRVRARAAQPAQVGLDGTQAAGDPDQIAWWETVTADDIRAVLPQLPVELRGAFERFAFEGQSYREIAAALDVPVATVGTRVLRARRRIKALLGGGGDA
- a CDS encoding RNA polymerase sigma factor; translation: MTASPELSGAALGPSVVSRGPARRRPARRKISPAECPRAASVRDGAAVARAAPIDELARRRRLAQLTRDHQAFLGGLARKLCRSNFDPEDLVQDVLLKAVAHYDHDRLRDGANPAAWLARVMRNLFIDRVRARAARPAQVRFDGSQVAVGIEHVAWWETVTADDVRAVLPQLPAELRAAFERFAFQRQSYREIAAALDVPVATVGTRVLRARRRINALLRSGDARWA
- a CDS encoding TIGR03960 family B12-binding radical SAM protein, giving the protein MRHVYADFIDQVLKPARYLGGEYQSVTKDWATVEATVCLAFPDVYDIGMSHLGTKILYSLLNKDPRIACERAFTPWVDMETELRVRGLPLCALESQRPLADFDVVGLSLQYELTFTNALTLLDLGGLRLHAAARAADAPLVLVGGPVATHPEPLVPFIDAAFIGEAEEELPALVVAWAGLRREIRAGTRTRTDALAELAATFPLYVPALYDTVVDEATGMVVVGAPRDPRAPARVRRAMVRDLDAYPFPTDVPVPYAEAVFERASVEIARGCTEGCRFCQAGMIYRPVRERSPGSIIASVIGGVENAGYEETGLTCLSTADFSSISPLVSKLAGALRDRGVSMSVASLRAYGLPDEILDELAQTRITGLTFAPEAGTQRMRDVVNKNITEAHIEESTRKVFERGWHRVKLYFMIGLPTETDDDVRGIVETGQRMLQIGKPIAGGRAEVTVSVSSHVPKPHTPLQWCAQDTHAEIRRKQGLLRMNVRDRQLRLKYHHGGVSWIEGLLARGDRRMAAVVEHAWRAGARFDGWEELFDDARWQAALDAHGVDEAAYLGTRPVTARLPWDHIDVGLEDGFLLAEYRKALKGRASPPCGKVAGMLVHHTNLADAEPDQRRLVCYDCGVACDLSTMRGDRLVALRALGSTAPRGRAAAAPVIDGEAALDVSERGGGSPAEQGGGGGGARREHERADRVRKNGHHGADAPYTSYRLRYTKLGRTAFLGHLDVARLLARSFRRAQLALAMSRGFSPKPRIVYGPALALGVPSFAEVLDVDLVHGDAAALTADEVVARLGAVCPEGLAIVRGAVLPPVQPGLGKLVTGTDLVLAPAPDGVRFDEARLGRIAATFLDRAEAIVARGDKAVDVRALVERVAVVAAPAALRLTAALGWDEGPLLTVRVKVSAAGSAKPIEVARALGIYGPDDPRARHAQVARLALVGLDDADVTIAASPDAPVIVLGDASARHDAPALA
- a CDS encoding glutathione peroxidase; the protein is MWDLPIKTLRGQAMTLADYKGKAILVVNVASKCGLTPQYATLEALQDKYATQGFTVLGFPCNQFGGQEPGSAEQIEEFCSTTYGVTFPMTEKIEVNGAERHPIYQQLTPIADAEGHTGDIRWNFEKFLISADGASITRFAPQTKPDDPTVIAAIEAALPR